TTTTTCTTATTGTTGGAGATgctgtttttgttcttgttggagatgctgtttttgtatttgatgtcgatgctgtttttcttgttgttgacgatgctgtttttcttgttgttggcgatgctgtttttcttcttgttgGAGATGCTGTTTTTCTTCATGTTGGCGATGCTGTTTTTGTTCTGATggagatattgtttttctttttgtaagcgatgctgtttttctttttgtaagcGATGCCGTTTTTTCTTCTTGATGGCGATGCTGTTTTCTTCTTGTTGGtgatgctgtttttcttttttgtttgcgATGCCGTTTTCTTCTTGATGGTgatgctgtttttcttcttgttggagatgctgtttttcttcatgttggggatgctgtttttcttcttgttgGGGATGCTGTTTTTCTTCATGTTGGAGATgctgtttttgttcttgttggagatgctgtttttcttcttgttggctatgctgtttttcttcttgttggaaatgctgtttttcttcttgttgGAGATGCTGTTTTTCTCCTTATTGGagatgctgtttttctttttgtaagcgatgctatttttctttttgtaagcGATGCCGTTTTTCTTCTTGATGGCgatgctgtttttcttcttgttggaaatgctgtttttcttcttgttggagatgctgtttttcttcttgttgGCCATGCTGTTTTTGTTCTTGATGGCGAtgctgttgttcttgttgttgacGCTGctgtttttcttgttgttgacgatgctgtttttcttcttgttgGCCATGCTGTTTTTGTTCTTGATGGCGATGATGTTCTTCTTCGAGTTGGTCGGCTGCTTTAATTTGGATTTGTGAAATGCGCATAGCTTGCACCTTATAAacgcaggggcctccgtggctcagtcggatagcgcgctagcgcagcgtaatgacccaggaacctctcaccaatgcggtcgctgtgagttcaagtccagctcatgctggcttcctctccggccataagttggaaggtcttccagcaacctgcggatggtcgtgggtttccccccggctctgcccggtttccacccaccataatgctggccgccgtcgtgtaagtgaaatattcttgagtacggcgtaaaacaccaatcaaataaataaaaataaattttaaacgCACATCGTTGATTTTTTCTTGGTTCATGCATATGCTGCATTTTTCAATACCCGTTCACATCACACACTATGTCGTTTCTATATCATCTCCAAATAAAGTCTTAACATAATACACGAATTATGTCTTGCTAACCACACCACACATTTTGCACCACGTTAAGATCTGCTCCTTCGCTGAAATGGGATACGGCTGTCAGAGACcgataaatataacagaaactgGGTTCAGAGTGCCAGGtttgatgtaaataaaattttgtcaaatctGAAAGGCGTGCAGTAAACTTGCCATCAGCTGGTGCCATCTACTTTCTGCATGGGACAGCCTTCAAGGTTCGACGCTTCGAAAGGGCCATATGGCTTGCAGATCGAGCAAACCCTAACATTATGACAGAAGAATGGCGTGTAAAACTCCAGGGCAACACAGCCGAGCATGAGGCGAGCGCTGGGGGAGAGAGGGGGGTGGGGCagaattatattaatatttggATATCTGATATGGCCTCCCAATCGTTTAAGTCGTTTATTGGcataggcgtttcaggaaacagcggagacaaattatttacttGAGCCCCAGTGAAGTCCTTCTTTTGTTCGCCTAGAAAACCGACAGGCCCCTTAAGGTTCATCTATTATTGATAACGCCTTCAGACATAATTTATCTGCCAAAAAGTTTGTTTAGAATACACGTTGAAAGTCCCACCGAACTTCTGGAGCCAAATGGGAAATAAAATTTATCTGCGAGGCAGTTATATTTGAAAGCCAGACGACTGTTTCTGTAGAACTTCTAAGGTTAGCCGGTGTTCTTGGCAGAGCCGAGTTTCCTGTTTCAGTGTCACGGACCACTTTCTGTTTCCCTTTATCTGAGTTTGTAGACGACAGGAATCCTGCAACACGCTCTCTCGAATTATCGCGAGACGTCCAGAGCGTGTCCAGAACCCCTCTGGTTCTCCTCAAACGTTGAAACTCCGAAAGCGCATTCCAGAAACGCAGACGATAGCGGGCGGGCATGCGCGCTCGCATCAACAAAATAGGGTGGTGTGTTTTCTCTTCCACGTTTaagtacaaacaaaaaataaaagggtCAGTTACAAATACAACATTTTAAGCACGCCTGAATTCTAGTCATTCCCTGTTCACCCTTTAACTGTGATCTCACATTTAATCACAGTGTAAGACTGCTTAATTTTCCTTTGATTTTTGTTATTCTAATAGTGTACATGGTCGGTGTCTTTGTGTCTCTGCTCTGGGTATGAGAgcttgtacatttttttctgtcgtACCACTCTTGGTCTACACACAT
This DNA window, taken from Liolophura sinensis isolate JHLJ2023 chromosome 11, CUHK_Ljap_v2, whole genome shotgun sequence, encodes the following:
- the LOC135477797 gene encoding uncharacterized protein PF3D7_1409500-like; this encodes MANKKKNSIVNNKKNSSVNNKNNSIAIKNKNSMANKKKNSISNKKKNSISNKKKNSIAIKKKNGIAYKKKNSIAYKKKNSISNKEKNSISNKKKNSISNKKKNSIANKKKNSISNKNKNSISNMKKNSIPNKKKNSIPNMKKNSISNKKKNSITIKKKTASQTKKKNSITNKKKTASPSRRKNGIAYKKKNSIAYKKKNNISIRTKTASPT